In a single window of the Labrus mixtus chromosome 20, fLabMix1.1, whole genome shotgun sequence genome:
- the LOC132954348 gene encoding phosphoinositide 3-kinase regulatory subunit 5-like isoform X2, with product MEQSGCTEDRIEHVLERCLSGLGLDAPDKQLWNAGLCINNWCLEELVKREPRNFLILLQKILQKAREVIQQVQYEVVVPLTLLFSSSLLKAPYVSADSGILQDAYLVFHSFLSWPEPCCSASRRLLNVIQQELRAPGVSFQRLIRSEQGVSPGTHCSKTMTVLLVSPDDNAPKEVQSVSEQLSRSKTSSRDVCVLLILQGLQAALGPKLDLQTLHSVLQTKQPEELQQLMEAVTDSVERAAATPDLSTARQSLRLSMERVAESLSAPAGGRTHTGSIETFTLPFPKCHACCWENDNFDILNHILAAESDLNSPSACFLKTDEEDEDINDVSVDEEDELDADRIEQEFLDNRVSYASSSSRDSGNYLSSSWSVFSTPSGSSGVESDFSEDTTQDDAEEGREDQPKLRKKPKKKSRSLLGVERFSSLFRTPRSPSICRRAQSLGYRGDITKDVQRSGSKLKHSSSLSRKVHPLQTPVAPSDDLSPQKHMCVRRRPILSCDEGDVLVKVVVFGGDREAGRLARAYSDLQQRESKCPRLTKTCRLQFYFVPTRRKTSGSHTASNKTAAVECNGSMQEDSTTDIAQLLGRIDPWYERNVLNLLSLSSDVLSQYPTQTSSKEGDESVNGCSSERLPLLADLLIYYCRHAEQQVLVQLYQAELTLAGGERRREVFIHSLELGHSAGTRAVKAMGSASKRFGIDKEREAVPLSLSVSYNKVAISGRSQWIETEMVCTSINLHKSCMKPEQSDSRSDSLQLTMTEVLKRQCSKSKKGFNQHISVSEVKVDKVQVISGDDGTTFAVCLDQDEKKFIQSVTRCEVSLCCKPGRGSDWRSFKPTPGQVQPLHPSYCSLLCLPVTSFSSTHT from the exons ACGCTCCCGACAAACAGCTCTGGAACG CCGGCCTGTGCATCAACAACTGGTGTTTGGAGGAACTTGTGAAGCGAGAGCCCCGCaacttcctcatcctccttcagAAGATTCTGCAGAAAGCCAGAGAG GTGATCCAGCAGGTTCAGTATGAAGTGGTTGttcctctcactctcctcttctcctccagcctcctcaaA GCTCCGTACGTCTCTGCAGACTCTGGCATCCTGCAGGACGCCTACCTGGTGTTCCACAGCTTCCTGTCGTGGCCTGAGCCGTGCTGCTCGGCGAGTAGACGCCTGTTAAACGTCATCCAGCAGGAGCTCAGAGCGCCAG gtgtttcattTCAAAGACTGATCAGGAGTGAGCAGGGGGTTTCTCCAGGGACTCACTGCTCCAAAACCAT GACCGTGCTGTTAGTGAGCCCGGACGACAACGCCCCTAAAGAGGTTCAGTCTGTCTCCGAGCAGCTGAGCAGGTCCAAAACCTCCAGCAGAGACGTCTGCGTCCTCCTCATCCTGCAGGGCCTTCAGGCTGCTCTGGGCCCCAAACTGGACCTGCAGACCCTCCACTCCGTCCTGCAG ACGAAGCAgccggaggagctgcagcagctgatggAGGCGGTGACCGACAGCGTGGAGAGAGCGGCCGCCACGCCCGACCTCAGCACAGCGAGACAAAGTCTACGACTCAGCATGGAGAGGGTCGCAGAGAGTCTGTCTGCTCCTGCTGGAGGCCGCACACACACCG GGTCGATCGAGACGTTCACGCTGCCCTTCCCCAAATGTCACGCCTGCTGCTGGGAGAACGACAACTTTG ATATTCTGAATCACATCCTCGCCGCAGAGTCCGACCTCAATTCACCTTCAGCCTGCTTCCTCAAAAcagacgaggaggacgaggacatTAACGACGTCAGCGTGGACGAGGAAGACGAGCTGGACGCCGACAGGATCGAGCAGGAGTTTCTCGACAACCGCGTCTCCTACGCGTCCTCGTCCTCCAGAGACTCCGGTAACTACCTGTCCTCCAGCTGGTCGGTCTTTTCCACGCCGTCCGGCTCGTCGGGCGTGGAAAGCGACTTCAGCGAGGACACGACGCAAGACGACGCCGAGGAGGGACGAGAGGACCAACCCAAGCTGAGAAAGAAACCCAAGAAGAAGTCCAGATCTCTGTTGGGCGTCGAGCGTTTCTCCTCGCTCTTCAGGACGCCGCGCAGCCCGAGCATCTGCCGCCGTGCTCAGAGTCTCGGTTACCGTGGCGATATCACAAAAGACGTTCAAAGAAGCGGATCGAAGCTCAAACACTCAAGCTCTTTGTccagaaaagtccatcctctgcaGACGCCCGTGGCGCCCTCTGACGACCTCTCTCCTCAGAAGCACATGTGCGTGCGCAGGAGGCCGATCCTGAGCTGCGACGAGGGCGACGTGCTCGTCAAGGTGGTCGTGTTCGGAGGCGACAGAGAGGCCGGCAGGCTGGCGAGGGCGTACAGCGACCTGCAGCAGCGAGAGAGTAAATGTCCCCGACTCACTAAGACGTGCAGACTGCAGTTTTACTTTGTTCCCACCAGGAGGAAAACATCAGGAAGTCACACGGCGTCAAACAAAACTGCTGCTGTG GAGTGTAACGGCAGCATGCAGGAGGACAGTACAACCGACATCGCTCAGCTGTTGGGCAGAATTGACCCGTGGTACGAGAGGAACGTCCTCAACCTGCTCAGTCTGTCCTCTGACGTCCTCAGTCA ATATCCGACCCAGACGTCGAGTAAAGAAGGAGACGAGTCAGTGAACGGATGCAGCTCGGAGAGACTCCCCCTGCTGGCAGACCTGCTGATTTACTACTGCAGACATGCGGAGCAGCAGGTTCTGGTGCAGCTCTACCAGgctgag CTGACTCtggctggaggagagaggaggagggaggtgttcATTCACTCTCTGGAGCTCGGACACTCTGCAGGGACCAGAGCGGTGAAGGCCATGG gaTCTGCCAGCAAGAGGTTTGGAATAGATAAAGAACGGGAGGCCGTGCCGTTATCACTGAGCGTCTCTTACAACAAG GTGGCTATTAGTGGGCGGAGTCAGTGGATCGAGACAGAGATGGTTTGCACGTCAATTAATCTTCACAAATCCTGCATGAAACCTGAGCAGTCCG ATTCAAGGTCGGACAGTTTACAGCTGACGATGACAGAAGTCCTGAAGAGGCAGTGCTCCAAGTCCAAGAAAGGCTTCAATCAG CACATCTCCGTCTCTGAGGTGAAGGTGGATAAGGTTCAGGTGATCAGCGGAGACGACGGGACGACCTTCGCTGTGTGTCTGGATCAGGACGAGAAGAAGTTCATCCAGAGTGTCACCAG GTGTGAAGTGTCTCTGTGCTGTAAACCGGGACGAGGGTCAGACTGGAGGTCTTTCAAACCAACACCGGGACAAGTCCAGCCTCTGCACCCGTCGTACTGCTCCCTGCTCTGCCTCCCggtcacctccttctcctccacgcACACCTGA
- the LOC132954348 gene encoding phosphoinositide 3-kinase regulatory subunit 5-like isoform X1 — MILHRRTQEMEQSGCTEDRIEHVLERCLSGLGLDAPDKQLWNAGLCINNWCLEELVKREPRNFLILLQKILQKAREVIQQVQYEVVVPLTLLFSSSLLKAPYVSADSGILQDAYLVFHSFLSWPEPCCSASRRLLNVIQQELRAPGVSFQRLIRSEQGVSPGTHCSKTMTVLLVSPDDNAPKEVQSVSEQLSRSKTSSRDVCVLLILQGLQAALGPKLDLQTLHSVLQTKQPEELQQLMEAVTDSVERAAATPDLSTARQSLRLSMERVAESLSAPAGGRTHTGSIETFTLPFPKCHACCWENDNFDILNHILAAESDLNSPSACFLKTDEEDEDINDVSVDEEDELDADRIEQEFLDNRVSYASSSSRDSGNYLSSSWSVFSTPSGSSGVESDFSEDTTQDDAEEGREDQPKLRKKPKKKSRSLLGVERFSSLFRTPRSPSICRRAQSLGYRGDITKDVQRSGSKLKHSSSLSRKVHPLQTPVAPSDDLSPQKHMCVRRRPILSCDEGDVLVKVVVFGGDREAGRLARAYSDLQQRESKCPRLTKTCRLQFYFVPTRRKTSGSHTASNKTAAVECNGSMQEDSTTDIAQLLGRIDPWYERNVLNLLSLSSDVLSQYPTQTSSKEGDESVNGCSSERLPLLADLLIYYCRHAEQQVLVQLYQAELTLAGGERRREVFIHSLELGHSAGTRAVKAMGSASKRFGIDKEREAVPLSLSVSYNKVAISGRSQWIETEMVCTSINLHKSCMKPEQSDSRSDSLQLTMTEVLKRQCSKSKKGFNQHISVSEVKVDKVQVISGDDGTTFAVCLDQDEKKFIQSVTRCEVSLCCKPGRGSDWRSFKPTPGQVQPLHPSYCSLLCLPVTSFSSTHT, encoded by the exons ACGCTCCCGACAAACAGCTCTGGAACG CCGGCCTGTGCATCAACAACTGGTGTTTGGAGGAACTTGTGAAGCGAGAGCCCCGCaacttcctcatcctccttcagAAGATTCTGCAGAAAGCCAGAGAG GTGATCCAGCAGGTTCAGTATGAAGTGGTTGttcctctcactctcctcttctcctccagcctcctcaaA GCTCCGTACGTCTCTGCAGACTCTGGCATCCTGCAGGACGCCTACCTGGTGTTCCACAGCTTCCTGTCGTGGCCTGAGCCGTGCTGCTCGGCGAGTAGACGCCTGTTAAACGTCATCCAGCAGGAGCTCAGAGCGCCAG gtgtttcattTCAAAGACTGATCAGGAGTGAGCAGGGGGTTTCTCCAGGGACTCACTGCTCCAAAACCAT GACCGTGCTGTTAGTGAGCCCGGACGACAACGCCCCTAAAGAGGTTCAGTCTGTCTCCGAGCAGCTGAGCAGGTCCAAAACCTCCAGCAGAGACGTCTGCGTCCTCCTCATCCTGCAGGGCCTTCAGGCTGCTCTGGGCCCCAAACTGGACCTGCAGACCCTCCACTCCGTCCTGCAG ACGAAGCAgccggaggagctgcagcagctgatggAGGCGGTGACCGACAGCGTGGAGAGAGCGGCCGCCACGCCCGACCTCAGCACAGCGAGACAAAGTCTACGACTCAGCATGGAGAGGGTCGCAGAGAGTCTGTCTGCTCCTGCTGGAGGCCGCACACACACCG GGTCGATCGAGACGTTCACGCTGCCCTTCCCCAAATGTCACGCCTGCTGCTGGGAGAACGACAACTTTG ATATTCTGAATCACATCCTCGCCGCAGAGTCCGACCTCAATTCACCTTCAGCCTGCTTCCTCAAAAcagacgaggaggacgaggacatTAACGACGTCAGCGTGGACGAGGAAGACGAGCTGGACGCCGACAGGATCGAGCAGGAGTTTCTCGACAACCGCGTCTCCTACGCGTCCTCGTCCTCCAGAGACTCCGGTAACTACCTGTCCTCCAGCTGGTCGGTCTTTTCCACGCCGTCCGGCTCGTCGGGCGTGGAAAGCGACTTCAGCGAGGACACGACGCAAGACGACGCCGAGGAGGGACGAGAGGACCAACCCAAGCTGAGAAAGAAACCCAAGAAGAAGTCCAGATCTCTGTTGGGCGTCGAGCGTTTCTCCTCGCTCTTCAGGACGCCGCGCAGCCCGAGCATCTGCCGCCGTGCTCAGAGTCTCGGTTACCGTGGCGATATCACAAAAGACGTTCAAAGAAGCGGATCGAAGCTCAAACACTCAAGCTCTTTGTccagaaaagtccatcctctgcaGACGCCCGTGGCGCCCTCTGACGACCTCTCTCCTCAGAAGCACATGTGCGTGCGCAGGAGGCCGATCCTGAGCTGCGACGAGGGCGACGTGCTCGTCAAGGTGGTCGTGTTCGGAGGCGACAGAGAGGCCGGCAGGCTGGCGAGGGCGTACAGCGACCTGCAGCAGCGAGAGAGTAAATGTCCCCGACTCACTAAGACGTGCAGACTGCAGTTTTACTTTGTTCCCACCAGGAGGAAAACATCAGGAAGTCACACGGCGTCAAACAAAACTGCTGCTGTG GAGTGTAACGGCAGCATGCAGGAGGACAGTACAACCGACATCGCTCAGCTGTTGGGCAGAATTGACCCGTGGTACGAGAGGAACGTCCTCAACCTGCTCAGTCTGTCCTCTGACGTCCTCAGTCA ATATCCGACCCAGACGTCGAGTAAAGAAGGAGACGAGTCAGTGAACGGATGCAGCTCGGAGAGACTCCCCCTGCTGGCAGACCTGCTGATTTACTACTGCAGACATGCGGAGCAGCAGGTTCTGGTGCAGCTCTACCAGgctgag CTGACTCtggctggaggagagaggaggagggaggtgttcATTCACTCTCTGGAGCTCGGACACTCTGCAGGGACCAGAGCGGTGAAGGCCATGG gaTCTGCCAGCAAGAGGTTTGGAATAGATAAAGAACGGGAGGCCGTGCCGTTATCACTGAGCGTCTCTTACAACAAG GTGGCTATTAGTGGGCGGAGTCAGTGGATCGAGACAGAGATGGTTTGCACGTCAATTAATCTTCACAAATCCTGCATGAAACCTGAGCAGTCCG ATTCAAGGTCGGACAGTTTACAGCTGACGATGACAGAAGTCCTGAAGAGGCAGTGCTCCAAGTCCAAGAAAGGCTTCAATCAG CACATCTCCGTCTCTGAGGTGAAGGTGGATAAGGTTCAGGTGATCAGCGGAGACGACGGGACGACCTTCGCTGTGTGTCTGGATCAGGACGAGAAGAAGTTCATCCAGAGTGTCACCAG GTGTGAAGTGTCTCTGTGCTGTAAACCGGGACGAGGGTCAGACTGGAGGTCTTTCAAACCAACACCGGGACAAGTCCAGCCTCTGCACCCGTCGTACTGCTCCCTGCTCTGCCTCCCggtcacctccttctcctccacgcACACCTGA
- the mfsd6l gene encoding LOW QUALITY PROTEIN: major facilitator superfamily domain-containing protein 6-like (The sequence of the model RefSeq protein was modified relative to this genomic sequence to represent the inferred CDS: deleted 2 bases in 2 codons), whose product MKRNKQIDVKRALALSGALHFLVCCARACLLPFLTLFFRRLGLTPAMTGVVMGTKHLITLVCSPLGSLLAKRYDKRRAVMICSLSLSAVVPLVLLLLPSAGVHGRSDTCNTSDVSTTTTQSLMSSITKTTASTQTHPETSSALVPRSNTTLAGSKSAPLVVNTSLQQPEVEKSHPQMQQVNASSVENTTIGETNQTSGSSSTPVRKKRSKTTTEGETRGGHFGFLGSLKAMDAQHQLFFLVLITVSVWEAVAAPLEWTADDGRYEYLDFADASDRYSSTGVWGLLGAACGVGGAGLLVSQLRCLVADQTTRSGVHFYCYVAVVALALPVVTLLPLHVNKKRDKANGLLKALQLVRGSPRALLCAATTVLVGAASAAVDNFLLWQMQDHGSNKLHMALSVALALLSQAAFPLLASRISKVLASGRVLAVGAATLGLQCFYYSFLWAPWAALPAQAFSCLSAGTVWWAVRAQCEDLATPGSERSVSRIYSALCLHLGSGLGSFGGGLVAQRFGLTWLFRGVALCLMVWCV is encoded by the exons ATGAAGAGGAACAAGCAGATCGACGTGAAGCGCGCCCTCGCTCTGTCCGGCGCCCTGCACTTCCTGGTGTGCTGCGCCCGAGCGtgcctcctccccttcctcaccCTCTTCTTCAGACGGCTCGGTCTGACCCCGGCCATGACCGGCGTCGTCATGGGAACCAAACACCTCATCACGCTGGTGTGCAGCCCCCTGGGGAGTCTCCTGGCCAAACGCTACGACAAGAGACGAGCGGTGATGATCTGCTCGCTCTCGCTCTCCGCCGTGGTTCCTCTCGTTCTGTTGCTCCTCCCCTCTGCAGGTGTGCACGGACGATCAGACACCTGCAACACGTCGGATGTGAGCACGACTACGACCCAAAGTCTCATGAGCAGCATCACAAAGACGACAGCATCAACTCAAACACATCCTGAAACCAGCTCAGCTCTCGTCCCTCGCTCTAACACGACGCTCGCTGGCTCTAAATCTGCTCCTCTCGTGGTTAATACGTCACTGCAGCAGCCGGAAGTTGAAAAGTCCCACCCTCAGATGCAACAAGTGAATGCATCATCGGTGGAAAACACGACTATAGGAGAAACAAACCAGACGAGCGGATCCAGCTCGACTCCAGTGAGGAAGAAAAGGTCGAAGACGACGACGGAGGGCGAGACGAGGGGCGGCCATTTTGGATTTCTGGGCAGCCTGAAGGCGATGGACGCTCAGCATCAACTCTTCTTCCTGGTTCTCATCACCGTGTCTGTGTGGGAGGCGGTGGCGGCCCCTCTGGAGTGGACGGCAGACGACGGCCGGTACGAGTATCTGGACTTTGCAGACGCTTCAGACCGCTACAGCAGCACGGGCGTGTGGGGTTTACTGGGAGCAGCGTGCGGGGTAGGAGGGGCGGGGCTACTGGTCAGCCAGTTGCGTTGTCTCGTTGCAGATCAAACCACGAGGAGCGGCGTGCATTTCTACTGCTACGTCGCCGTGGTCGCTCTGGCTCTCCCCGTGGTCACGCTGCTCCCTCTCCACGTGAACAAGAAGCGCGACAAAGCTAACGGGCTCCTCAAAGCGCTGCAGTTAGTGCGAGGCTCCCCCCGCGCTCTGCTCTGCGCCGCCACCACCGTGCTGGTCGGGGCGGCGAGCGCGGCCGTGGATAACTTCCTCCTGTGGCAGATGCAGGATCACGGGAGCAACAAGCTGCACATGGCGCTCTCTGTCGCCCTCGCTCTGCTCTCTCAGGCCGCCTTTCCTCTGCTGGCGAGCAGAATATCCAAAGTCCTCGCCTCAGGGAGGGTCCTCGCCGTGGGGGCCGCGACCCTCGGCCTGCAGTGCTTCTATTACTCCTTCCTGTGGGCGCCGTGGGCCGCGCTGCCGGCTCAGGCGTTCAGCTGTTTGAGCGCGGGCACCGTGTGGTGGGCCGTGCGG GCGCAGTGCGAGGACTTGGCCACG CCGGGGTCCGAGAGGAGCGTGAGCAGGATCTACAGCGCCCTCTGTCTGCACCTGGGCAGCGGGTTGGGGAGCTTCGGCGGCGGGTTGGTGGCTCAGCGGTTTGGGCTGACGTGGCTGTTCAGGGGCGTGGCCTTGTGTCTGATGGTGTGGTGCGT GTAG
- the zgc:171844 gene encoding bMERB domain-containing protein 1, with protein MEAERKSSQLCGSSERTQVDGETETSAEDVVSMADSTITVEDIEGELGKIVRIRDILVRRESELRYMMDDIQLCKEITRLKTELQKLVSIPDGEKSREDREREDELLQQINKLVETRDFLVDDVEFERLREREEDREMAAFLHSKFPKKLPGKGAVRDQIVVSKSQQTSAPLITRTGLTVRTGLTVMRDCCGFTCSVM; from the exons atggaagcagagagaaaatccTCTCAGCTGTGCGGCTCCTCTGAGAGAACACAGGTGGACGGAGAGACGGAGACATCAG CGGAGGACGTCGTTTCGATGGCCGACTCCACGATCACCGTCGAGGACATCGAGGGAGAGCTGGGCAAAATCGTGCGGATACGAGACATCCTGGTACGGAGAGAGTCAGAGCTCAGATACAT gATGGACGACATCCAGCTCTGCAAGGAAATCACCAGACTGAAGACGGAGCTGCAGAAACTCGTCTCCATTCCAG ACGGAGAGAAGTCGAGGGAGGACAGGGAGCGAGAGGacgagctgctgcagcagatcAACAAGCTGGTGGAGACCAGAGACTTCCTGGTGGACGACGTGGAGTTTGAACGTCTGAG ggaaagagaggaggacagagaaatGGCCGCCTTCTTACACTCCAAATTCCCAAAGAAGTTACCTGGAAAAG gCGCCGTCAGAGATCAAATTGTGGTGTCCAAATCTCAGCAGACATCGGCGCCGTTGATCACAAGAACTGGACTGACAGTAAGAACTGGACTGACAGTGATGAGAGACTGCTGCGGATTCACCTGCTCCGTCATGTga